One genomic window of Salirhabdus salicampi includes the following:
- a CDS encoding ABC transporter permease has protein sequence MKPETNGSKVEKKPFKLPIKSGAIQQLLAFASLIVLLIFFSIASPNFFQFSNIVSILLSTSVIGILALGVTFVIITAGIDLSVGTAMTLCSVMTAVFVVTWGLPTPLGVLLGILTGALAGCLSGLAVAKMKIPSFIATLAMMMIAKGLALVISGTRPIYFSDTPGFSEIALGSIIPGLKIPNAVLIFFFMAIFGSIILSKTVIGRYTFAIGSNEEATRLSGVNVDRWKVIIYTIAGLFTGVAGVLMASRLNSAQPGLGMGYELEAIAAVVIGGTSLSGGKGTMVGTVIGALIMSVLTNGLRILSVPQEWQTVVVGIVIIFAVYADILRRRQTA, from the coding sequence ATGAAGCCAGAAACAAACGGTTCCAAGGTGGAGAAGAAACCTTTTAAATTACCAATAAAATCAGGGGCAATCCAACAACTTTTAGCATTTGCGAGTTTAATTGTTTTACTTATCTTTTTTTCAATCGCCTCACCAAACTTCTTTCAGTTTTCTAACATCGTAAGTATTCTACTCTCAACTTCAGTCATCGGAATTTTAGCTCTTGGTGTAACATTCGTCATTATAACGGCTGGTATTGACCTTTCTGTTGGTACAGCAATGACGTTATGTTCCGTAATGACGGCAGTCTTTGTCGTAACGTGGGGATTGCCTACTCCGTTAGGGGTGTTACTAGGAATTTTAACAGGGGCACTTGCAGGCTGCTTATCTGGTTTAGCGGTGGCAAAAATGAAAATACCATCCTTTATTGCAACACTCGCGATGATGATGATTGCAAAAGGGTTAGCCCTCGTTATATCTGGTACGAGACCAATCTATTTTTCTGACACACCAGGATTTTCCGAAATTGCACTAGGTTCTATCATTCCAGGGCTTAAAATCCCGAACGCTGTTTTAATCTTTTTCTTCATGGCGATATTTGGTTCCATTATTTTATCGAAAACGGTAATTGGCCGTTATACATTTGCAATTGGCAGTAATGAAGAAGCAACACGTCTATCTGGGGTCAATGTGGACCGATGGAAAGTTATCATATATACAATTGCCGGCTTATTTACAGGTGTAGCAGGTGTACTTATGGCATCTCGATTAAACTCTGCCCAGCCCGGTTTAGGGATGGGATATGAATTGGAAGCAATTGCGGCAGTCGTAATCGGGGGAACTTCATTAAGTGGAGGAAAAGGGACCATGGTAGGAACCGTCATTGGTGCTCTGATCATGAGTGTTCTTACGAATGGGTTACGAATCCTGTCTGTACCTCAAGAGTGGCAAACGGTTGTTGTAGGTATTGTCATCATCTTTGCTGTTTATGCAGATATCTTACGTCGTCGTCAAACAGCTTAA
- a CDS encoding class II aldolase/adducin family protein, with product MTDVKKDLEKYAHKIVDTGLVVGAGGNLSMRSGDIMYLSPSGFDLKEIEDHQWVRVDIPTGEVLDDLKPSSEILMHLECFRKRPDITAVLHAHPSYSVGVSSTGQKIPNLFPDFPAMVKSVAYLDYMIPTTHVLADAVSDVIEEHDVVVMRNHGVLTVGKTMKEAFFFMQLTEESAKVYTISCTVGTPRVLTEEECDDLRNLSSEQYRQKLLKDSK from the coding sequence ATGACAGACGTCAAGAAAGATTTGGAAAAATACGCTCATAAAATCGTGGACACAGGACTTGTCGTAGGAGCAGGTGGAAACTTAAGTATGAGAAGTGGGGACATTATGTATTTATCTCCAAGTGGTTTTGATTTAAAGGAAATCGAGGATCACCAGTGGGTTCGAGTAGATATTCCGACAGGAGAAGTGTTAGATGATTTAAAGCCTTCTTCAGAGATTTTAATGCACCTCGAGTGCTTTAGGAAACGTCCAGATATTACTGCAGTTCTTCACGCTCATCCTAGTTATTCAGTCGGGGTATCTTCCACAGGTCAAAAGATTCCCAACTTATTTCCGGATTTTCCGGCAATGGTGAAAAGTGTTGCTTATTTAGACTATATGATACCAACCACTCATGTGTTGGCAGATGCTGTTAGTGATGTGATAGAAGAACATGATGTCGTTGTCATGCGCAACCACGGTGTATTAACGGTTGGAAAAACGATGAAAGAAGCATTCTTTTTCATGCAACTAACAGAAGAGTCTGCAAAAGTTTATACGATCAGTTGTACAGTAGGTACACCAAGAGTACTAACGGAGGAAGAGTGCGATGATTTACGTAATTTATCGTCAGAGCAGTATCGTCAAAAACTATTAAAAGACTCGAAATGA
- a CDS encoding ABC transporter substrate-binding protein: MLAACGEEETSSDEERDPDKLYIPIVSKGFQHQFWQAVKQGAEQAAEEFDVEITFEGPETEAQVDKQMDMLKAALDKDPDALGFAALDSQAAIPVLQGAADAGIPIVAFDSGVDGDLPITTAATDNKAASALAADKMAELIGEEGKVALIVHDQTSVTGVDRRDGFLEQMEEKYPNIEIVDVQYGGGDHLKSTDLAKTIMQAHPDLDGFFGSNEGSAIGVVNAVREAGKEGEVTIVGFDSGKQQIDAIKDGVMAGAITQNPIGIGYETVKAAVDAINGKDVPEVIDTGFFYYDQSNIDDDEIQAVLYE; this comes from the coding sequence ATGCTGGCAGCCTGTGGCGAAGAAGAGACATCTTCGGATGAGGAAAGAGATCCTGATAAGCTTTACATTCCAATCGTCTCAAAAGGATTCCAACACCAGTTTTGGCAAGCAGTAAAACAAGGTGCGGAACAAGCGGCTGAAGAGTTTGATGTTGAAATTACGTTTGAAGGTCCTGAAACAGAGGCACAAGTTGATAAACAAATGGATATGCTAAAGGCAGCCTTGGATAAAGATCCAGATGCACTTGGATTTGCGGCATTAGACAGCCAAGCAGCGATCCCTGTTCTACAAGGAGCAGCGGATGCAGGCATTCCTATTGTAGCCTTTGACTCTGGTGTAGATGGTGACTTACCAATTACAACTGCAGCTACAGACAACAAAGCAGCTTCTGCTCTAGCGGCCGATAAAATGGCAGAGTTAATTGGCGAAGAAGGAAAAGTGGCATTAATCGTTCACGACCAAACGAGTGTTACGGGTGTTGACCGTCGTGACGGATTTTTAGAGCAAATGGAAGAGAAATATCCAAACATTGAAATTGTTGACGTTCAATATGGTGGTGGGGACCACTTGAAATCGACTGACCTTGCAAAAACCATTATGCAAGCGCATCCAGATCTTGACGGTTTCTTCGGTTCTAACGAAGGATCAGCAATTGGTGTTGTAAACGCGGTTCGTGAAGCAGGTAAAGAGGGCGAAGTTACGATTGTTGGATTTGATTCAGGTAAGCAACAAATTGATGCTATTAAGGATGGCGTAATGGCAGGAGCGATTACACAGAATCCTATCGGTATCGGGTATGAAACAGTAAAAGCTGCTGTTGATGCTATTAACGGTAAAGATGTACCAGAAGTCATTGATACTGGATTCTTCTATTATGATCAAAGCAATATCGATGATGATGAAATTCAAGCTGTACTTTATGAATAA
- a CDS encoding SDR family oxidoreductase — protein sequence MSLQNQIAIVTGAGKGVGKEVAKELLSSGVHVFAVTRSEEDLDRLHEETSEIRQENGTNLYRIAGDVSKEETLHKTMDAVKEKHGRVDMLINNAGIGRYGKLDDLDIGDYDAMMDSNMRSTFLFSKGVLPFMKEQKYGHILNVASVAGKKGLPNETVYCASKFAQVGFAQALDHEVREFGIKVSSLCPGGINTNFAMGTGRTPDDPNLEQFLDAKDVLEAVMFILKQSPKSRVIELFMRPVSEPI from the coding sequence ATGTCCTTACAAAATCAAATAGCTATAGTAACGGGAGCAGGAAAAGGTGTCGGGAAAGAAGTTGCAAAGGAACTTTTATCTTCGGGGGTACATGTTTTTGCAGTGACAAGAAGTGAAGAAGATTTAGATCGTTTACATGAAGAAACGAGTGAAATACGTCAAGAGAACGGGACGAACCTTTATCGAATTGCTGGTGATGTTTCGAAAGAGGAAACATTACATAAGACAATGGATGCTGTAAAGGAGAAACACGGAAGAGTCGACATGTTAATTAACAATGCCGGCATTGGAAGATACGGAAAATTGGATGACCTCGACATTGGTGACTACGATGCGATGATGGATAGCAACATGAGAAGTACATTCCTCTTCTCAAAAGGTGTACTCCCGTTTATGAAAGAACAGAAGTATGGTCATATCCTCAATGTTGCATCAGTTGCGGGTAAAAAAGGATTACCAAACGAAACCGTTTATTGTGCTTCCAAATTTGCTCAAGTAGGGTTTGCGCAAGCTTTAGACCATGAAGTACGTGAGTTTGGCATTAAAGTAAGCAGCCTCTGTCCAGGAGGAATCAATACGAATTTTGCAATGGGAACAGGTCGAACACCAGATGATCCTAATTTAGAACAATTTTTAGATGCGAAAGATGTGTTAGAGGCGGTCATGTTTATCTTAAAACAGTCACCAAAAAGTCGCGTAATCGAATTGTTTATGAGACCTGTATCTGAACCTATTTAA
- a CDS encoding sugar ABC transporter ATP-binding protein — protein sequence MSDVLLRMEGIYKGFPGVQALSNAQLELKSGEIHALVGENGAGKSTLMKILTGIYQKDKGVIRYQGNEIEIPNTKFAQNLGISIIHQELNLAQDLTVAQNIFIGREIRKGFNLFLDEKKLNDKAKELFDWMNINLDPREYVSNLSVAKQQMVEIAKALSFNSKVLVMDEPTAALTDSEIETLFTIIDQLRENGVGIVYISHRMEELKQITDRITVMRDGEYIGTVNTDETTIDEIISMMVGRQIYESSSPEVKENDNEIVLEVKNLNQGNFLKDVNFTLRKGEILGFAGLMGAGRTEVARAIFGADPVDSMDIYIKGEKTNINSPNDAVENGIGYISEDRKRFGLMVNMDVKSNIALASLKSFLRKTGWANDKRIREQSKEMVDALKVKTPSINQEVRLLSGGNQQKVVIGKWLTRDSEILIFDEPTRGIDVGAKGEIYKLINKLVDEGKSVIMISSELPEVLRMSHRIMVMCEGRVTGELSSQEASQEAIMTYATQRIK from the coding sequence ATGAGCGATGTCTTATTAAGAATGGAAGGGATTTATAAAGGTTTCCCTGGTGTTCAAGCGTTGTCCAATGCTCAACTCGAATTGAAATCAGGGGAGATACATGCGTTAGTAGGTGAAAATGGCGCTGGTAAATCCACTTTAATGAAAATTTTAACCGGTATTTATCAGAAAGATAAAGGTGTAATACGTTATCAAGGCAATGAGATCGAGATTCCGAATACAAAATTTGCACAAAACTTAGGAATCAGTATAATTCACCAAGAATTAAATTTAGCGCAAGATTTAACGGTTGCCCAAAACATTTTTATCGGTCGGGAAATACGAAAAGGGTTCAATCTTTTTTTAGACGAGAAGAAATTAAATGATAAAGCGAAGGAACTGTTCGATTGGATGAATATTAATCTTGATCCGAGAGAATATGTTTCCAATTTATCTGTAGCGAAACAACAAATGGTCGAAATTGCGAAAGCCCTTTCTTTTAACTCCAAAGTGTTGGTCATGGATGAACCGACAGCTGCTTTAACAGACTCAGAGATTGAAACGTTGTTTACCATTATTGATCAGCTACGGGAAAACGGCGTTGGCATTGTGTACATATCACACCGAATGGAAGAGTTGAAACAAATCACCGATCGTATAACCGTCATGAGAGATGGAGAATACATTGGCACCGTGAATACCGATGAAACAACGATAGATGAAATTATTTCAATGATGGTAGGTCGCCAAATCTATGAATCCTCCAGTCCTGAAGTGAAAGAAAATGATAACGAAATCGTATTAGAAGTAAAAAACTTAAACCAGGGTAATTTCCTTAAAGATGTGAACTTTACATTAAGGAAAGGTGAGATTCTTGGTTTTGCTGGCCTAATGGGGGCAGGGCGTACTGAAGTAGCCCGTGCCATTTTCGGTGCAGACCCAGTCGATTCGATGGACATTTATATAAAAGGTGAAAAAACGAACATTAATTCGCCAAATGATGCGGTGGAAAATGGAATCGGTTACATTTCAGAGGATCGAAAACGTTTTGGTCTTATGGTGAATATGGACGTAAAATCAAATATTGCGCTAGCTTCTTTAAAATCGTTCCTCAGAAAAACGGGTTGGGCGAATGATAAGCGCATTAGAGAGCAATCAAAAGAAATGGTCGACGCGTTAAAGGTGAAAACGCCGAGTATTAACCAAGAGGTTCGACTTCTTTCAGGGGGAAACCAGCAAAAAGTTGTCATCGGCAAGTGGTTAACAAGGGATAGTGAAATTTTAATATTTGATGAACCAACGAGAGGAATTGATGTTGGTGCGAAAGGTGAAATTTATAAACTGATTAATAAATTAGTAGACGAAGGCAAATCTGTAATTATGATCTCTTCGGAACTACCTGAGGTTCTCAGAATGAGCCATCGTATTATGGTGATGTGTGAAGGGAGAGTCACAGGAGAACTATCCAGTCAAGAAGCATCACAAGAGGCTATTATGACATACGCTACACAACGAATTAAATAA
- a CDS encoding LacI family DNA-binding transcriptional regulator, protein MATIYDVAKKANVSAMTVSRVINNHPSIKEETRKRVEKAIKELDYIPNRSAQSLISKDSKLLSLIVTDVSNPFFTSIARGAEDKAHEEGFQLVFSNTDENIEKESSYIKSAVSRGIDGMLLTPAGDASTKNVEALTRHHIPFVLIDRDVEAIDTDIVIGDNVDGTNKLLNHLYELGHERIGFVTGPATVSNVREREGAYVDFLKKHQLPINENWMFRTDLRKVKTSTYIKTLLTMPKESQPTAIYCSSNFLAVDLVNNLHVFGIRVPDDISVVCYDDPHPMPLHNSFFTVVNQPAYQFGYKGMEMLINRIENKEAKQSQKIIYLPELIIRRSSKNLNYDS, encoded by the coding sequence ATGGCCACCATATATGATGTCGCAAAAAAAGCAAACGTATCAGCCATGACAGTTTCGAGAGTAATTAATAACCATCCATCTATTAAAGAAGAAACACGTAAACGTGTTGAAAAAGCGATTAAAGAATTAGACTATATACCGAACCGTTCAGCTCAAAGCTTAATATCGAAGGACTCAAAGTTGTTGTCCCTCATTGTGACTGATGTTTCGAACCCCTTTTTTACGAGTATTGCAAGAGGGGCCGAAGACAAGGCACATGAAGAAGGGTTTCAACTCGTATTTAGCAATACAGATGAAAATATTGAAAAAGAATCATCATATATCAAATCCGCTGTATCTAGAGGGATCGATGGCATGCTCCTCACTCCGGCTGGTGATGCCTCAACGAAAAACGTTGAAGCATTAACGAGACATCATATTCCTTTTGTCCTTATTGACCGGGATGTAGAAGCTATTGATACTGATATCGTTATTGGTGATAATGTGGATGGTACGAATAAACTGCTAAACCATTTATACGAATTAGGTCACGAACGAATCGGCTTCGTTACAGGACCGGCTACGGTCTCCAATGTTCGGGAGCGTGAGGGAGCTTACGTTGACTTTTTAAAGAAACATCAGTTGCCGATAAATGAAAACTGGATGTTCCGGACTGATTTAAGAAAAGTGAAAACATCTACTTATATTAAAACGTTACTCACAATGCCAAAAGAATCACAACCAACCGCTATCTATTGTTCCAGTAACTTTTTAGCCGTTGATTTAGTAAATAACTTACATGTATTCGGCATCAGGGTTCCCGATGACATTTCGGTTGTATGTTACGACGATCCCCATCCAATGCCTCTACACAACTCATTTTTCACCGTTGTAAATCAGCCTGCTTATCAATTCGGCTACAAAGGAATGGAGATGCTAATTAACCGCATCGAAAACAAAGAGGCAAAACAGAGTCAAAAAATTATCTATTTACCAGAACTGATCATTCGTCGATCATCAAAAAATCTTAACTATGATTCATGA
- a CDS encoding rhamnulokinase, producing the protein MKKVWAFDLGASSGRLMLASFDGQQIHTEEVHRFSNHPVFITNHYHWDLLNIFQEMKRGISKSVKMGHNDIESMAIDTWGVDFGLISSSGELLGNPYSYRDNQTFSGMEKVLKKVTKKEWFQRSGIEPAPINTICQLVAIQERQPHLLEHTETLLLTPNLVSYLFSGEKFNEYTISTTTSMYNIEQKNWDTELMNMLNIPSDMMAPVVKPGTIVGPTMSAINDELHIHPVKVIAGAGHDTACAFARIPANDQNAVFMSCGTWILLGIKVDKPVVTEEAFQSGFTNEGTMDGKYRLMKNSMGLWLIQRCKAVWDKEGTSISYEEENRLVNEAKPFQRFINPDDTQFLNPLSMTEQIAKFCRETGQSPPITKGDFLRCILESLALKYRWVIENLESMTDKSIQTIYMGGGGIQNQVLCQFIANATQRKVVAGPVEATSIGNAVGQFMALGEIKDYEQANEVINRSITTNVYEPNDQASWQDAYQQFVKRL; encoded by the coding sequence ATGAAAAAAGTATGGGCATTTGATTTAGGGGCATCCAGTGGCAGGTTGATGCTAGCTTCCTTTGATGGTCAACAAATACATACCGAAGAAGTACATCGTTTTTCTAATCATCCTGTCTTTATTACGAACCATTACCATTGGGACTTATTGAACATTTTTCAAGAGATGAAACGGGGTATCTCCAAAAGTGTGAAAATGGGTCATAACGATATTGAAAGTATGGCAATTGATACTTGGGGTGTTGATTTCGGCCTTATTTCATCGAGTGGAGAATTATTAGGAAATCCTTATTCATACAGGGATAACCAAACGTTTTCCGGTATGGAGAAGGTGTTAAAAAAGGTAACGAAAAAAGAATGGTTTCAACGTTCCGGAATTGAGCCTGCTCCAATAAACACAATTTGTCAATTGGTGGCCATTCAAGAACGACAACCACACTTACTGGAACATACGGAAACGTTACTTTTAACTCCTAACCTGGTAAGTTATTTATTTTCCGGTGAAAAATTTAACGAGTATACAATTAGTACAACAACGTCTATGTACAATATTGAACAAAAAAATTGGGATACGGAACTTATGAATATGTTGAATATACCGTCCGACATGATGGCACCTGTAGTGAAACCAGGTACAATTGTTGGACCGACAATGTCGGCCATTAATGATGAGCTCCATATTCATCCCGTAAAAGTCATTGCTGGCGCTGGGCATGATACCGCCTGTGCTTTTGCGAGAATCCCGGCTAATGATCAAAACGCCGTGTTTATGAGCTGTGGAACGTGGATTTTATTAGGGATTAAAGTCGACAAACCAGTCGTCACCGAGGAAGCCTTTCAGTCTGGGTTTACGAATGAAGGAACAATGGATGGTAAATATCGATTAATGAAAAATAGTATGGGGCTATGGCTCATCCAGCGTTGTAAAGCGGTATGGGATAAGGAAGGAACTTCCATATCCTATGAAGAAGAAAACCGTTTAGTAAACGAAGCGAAACCGTTCCAACGTTTTATTAATCCAGATGACACGCAATTTTTAAATCCTCTAAGTATGACGGAGCAAATTGCGAAGTTTTGTAGAGAAACAGGCCAATCTCCACCTATTACGAAGGGAGACTTTTTACGCTGTATATTAGAAAGTCTTGCTTTGAAATATAGATGGGTGATCGAAAACTTGGAATCTATGACAGATAAGTCTATTCAAACTATATATATGGGCGGTGGTGGAATTCAAAATCAAGTGTTATGCCAATTCATAGCGAATGCAACCCAGCGGAAAGTTGTAGCAGGTCCTGTCGAAGCAACATCTATCGGCAATGCGGTAGGCCAATTTATGGCACTTGGTGAAATTAAAGATTATGAACAGGCAAATGAAGTCATTAATCGTTCGATTACAACAAATGTATACGAGCCGAACGACCAAGCAAGTTGGCAAGATGCTTACCAACAATTTGTAAAACGATTATAA
- a CDS encoding L-fucose isomerase encodes MAQDNRFYGQLPKIGIRPAIDGRRKGVRESLEETTMNMAKSVATFIEENVKYYNGEPVECVIADTCIGGVAEAAQTAEKFEREGVGVSLTVTPCWCYGAETMDMNPTIPKAVWGFNGTDRPGAVYLAAVLAAHNQKGLPAFGIYGKDVQDLHDTSIPEDVQEKILRFTKAGLAAAMMKGKSYLSMGSVSMGIAGSVVTEDFFQEYLGMRNEYVDMSEFIRRLNEDIYDQDEFEKAMSWVKENCKEGPDDNAEGFKRTRAQLDHDWETSVKMTLIARDLMVGNEKLAEIGFEEEALGRNAIAGGFQGQRQWTDHFPNGDFMEAILNTSFDWNGKRAPYIVATENDSLNGVTMLFGHLLTNTAQVFADVRTYWSPEAVERVTGHNPKGLAEQGFIHLINSGPAALDGTGQQTVDGKPAIKPFWEITDDEVQKCLDETLWRPASTEYFRGGGWSSDFLTKGNMPVTIARINLVKGLGPALQIAEGYTVDLPEEVHDTLDVRTNPTWPTTWFVPNITGEGVFRDVYSVMNSWGANHCVMSYGHIGADLITLASILRIPVNMHNVPEENIFRPSAWGMFGTRDPEGADFRACQNFGPLYK; translated from the coding sequence ATGGCACAAGATAATAGATTTTATGGGCAATTACCTAAAATTGGAATTCGACCGGCAATCGATGGCCGAAGAAAGGGCGTTCGTGAATCACTAGAAGAGACAACTATGAATATGGCAAAATCCGTTGCAACATTCATAGAAGAGAATGTGAAATATTATAATGGGGAACCTGTTGAATGTGTCATCGCCGACACTTGTATTGGTGGAGTGGCTGAAGCGGCACAAACTGCTGAAAAGTTCGAGCGTGAAGGTGTCGGTGTTTCTTTAACTGTGACACCTTGCTGGTGCTATGGGGCCGAAACGATGGATATGAATCCGACAATTCCGAAAGCGGTATGGGGATTTAACGGTACGGACCGCCCAGGTGCTGTTTACTTAGCAGCCGTACTAGCAGCCCATAACCAAAAAGGATTGCCTGCATTCGGAATTTATGGGAAAGATGTGCAAGATTTACATGACACGTCGATCCCTGAGGACGTACAGGAGAAAATTTTACGGTTTACGAAAGCGGGTTTAGCTGCTGCCATGATGAAAGGGAAGTCTTATCTTTCTATGGGTTCTGTTTCCATGGGAATTGCCGGAAGTGTTGTAACGGAAGACTTTTTCCAGGAATATTTAGGGATGCGCAATGAGTATGTTGATATGTCTGAATTTATTAGAAGACTTAATGAAGACATATATGACCAAGACGAGTTTGAAAAGGCAATGAGCTGGGTGAAGGAAAATTGTAAAGAAGGTCCAGATGATAATGCTGAAGGATTTAAGCGTACCCGTGCTCAACTGGACCATGATTGGGAAACAAGCGTAAAAATGACATTAATTGCCCGTGACCTGATGGTCGGTAACGAAAAGTTAGCCGAAATAGGCTTTGAAGAAGAAGCGTTAGGTCGTAACGCAATTGCTGGTGGATTCCAAGGGCAACGTCAGTGGACAGATCACTTTCCTAACGGAGATTTTATGGAGGCGATATTAAATACATCATTTGATTGGAATGGGAAGCGGGCACCGTATATTGTTGCGACGGAAAATGATAGTTTAAATGGTGTGACAATGCTATTCGGTCATTTGCTGACAAATACGGCTCAAGTGTTTGCTGATGTTCGAACATATTGGAGTCCAGAGGCTGTAGAACGCGTAACTGGACATAATCCAAAAGGGTTAGCAGAACAAGGCTTTATTCATTTGATTAATTCCGGTCCTGCAGCATTAGATGGTACAGGACAACAAACGGTAGATGGAAAGCCGGCGATTAAACCGTTTTGGGAAATTACCGATGATGAGGTTCAAAAATGCCTTGATGAGACGTTGTGGAGACCTGCATCAACAGAGTACTTCCGTGGAGGAGGTTGGTCCAGTGACTTCTTAACAAAGGGAAATATGCCTGTGACCATTGCTAGAATTAACTTAGTGAAAGGACTCGGCCCTGCACTACAAATAGCTGAAGGGTATACAGTAGACTTGCCTGAAGAAGTCCATGACACACTTGATGTGCGGACAAATCCAACTTGGCCGACGACTTGGTTTGTTCCTAACATTACAGGTGAAGGAGTGTTCCGTGATGTATATTCTGTCATGAATTCATGGGGAGCTAATCACTGTGTGATGAGTTATGGCCATATCGGAGCTGACTTAATTACACTCGCGTCCATTTTACGTATCCCGGTGAACATGCATAATGTTCCTGAGGAAAATATCTTTAGACCGAGTGCATGGGGAATGTTTGGTACGAGGGATCCTGAAGGTGCAGATTTCCGAGCGTGTCAAAACTTTGGTCCGTTATATAAATAA